The Cytobacillus oceanisediminis genomic interval AAGGATAATTCCTTTGGAATCAAAGTTATCTTTTTGCATAATTCTTTTGCACTCATTTCATCTTAATAACATGGAGGTGTTTAATATGGGCAAAGACAGACAGGAAAAAAAACTTAAAAATAGCGGAAAAGTGGAATCCGATCGCGACCAGGCACTTCATTATCCTGGAGCTGCCAAGATGCAGAGTCCCGAAGAAGCCAGATCTTTGAATGATTCAAAATACAGTTAAAAAAGAAAAGCGGAAGCGCCTTGCTCACAAAGGAACGCAGACTAAGAACGCCACGTCCTGTGGCAACGTCTGCATGACCCACATCCTCCCAAAAGCTGCCGCTTTTGGTCGTGCGATGATTAGGCTGACGAAGCCTTCCTTGTCCTGTGGGCCTCAAGCACAAGACGAGCCTGCTGGAAAGGCGTTTTTTGCCTTTTTGGG includes:
- a CDS encoding YpzI family protein, with amino-acid sequence MGKDRQEKKLKNSGKVESDRDQALHYPGAAKMQSPEEARSLNDSKYS